From the Arctopsyche grandis isolate Sample6627 chromosome 2, ASM5162203v2, whole genome shotgun sequence genome, the window gtgatatgtgaaatatatatcatatactacatcataatcacgtacatcactaagaatacatcgaagcgaaattcaaatatttattaaaaatactcttggctttttaaagttataggggatgcgccgcatccaccgcatccatggaccgcacgccactgatacgtatgtatgaattaTGATActtgaataaaatacatatttggaaAAATTACATGGGACAATTTtagaatttcatttttatccCGTTGCAATAACACTATTAGCCAaccgttttaaaaaatatattaaaatattacttaTAATAATCGGTTTGTGAAAATTCCTTGTAAttctgcattttttttttaaaagactAGAACATTTAAATCTATCATTATGCAGTTTACATCGACGGTTGCAAAACACTAAACAAAACTGATACGCATCGCTAAAACAGCGATTCAAtaagtattatacattataataaaaatatatatacagcctatgaattatgtttttatatcttaataaaataattagcaAAATATTGAAAAGACGATGTACGTATAAACTAGAAAACATCAAAATTGTTAGAATTTTTAAGTATTTAGAACAttgtattattactattattacaaACTACTAAACAAAGAACACAATTAAAATCTcgcaatacatacacataattatGCATACAAATAGCCCCTTCCGCTGCCTTCGGAAGCTCAATTTAGAACATTCACTACGTCTATCATAAAAAGtaaactcaaaaaaaaaaataaaagattataattttataataaataaaccggCTTGGGATTATTAAAAACttatcttaaaaataaaaaaattaatggtaAATGAGTGAGCGATATtcgatagtacatatataagcaTTTTAAAAAGAATCGATGAAATAGTGATATGAGGgtcatttttctttattttttcgtcacaattcaaattataatgagtatattttcaaaatagccGGATTTTCGTTCGCTGGTACTTAAAGCAGTTTAGTGGATGTTTTTAAGTTGAAAATGCAATGATGTTTGGTTCGGGCTGTatgtttaaaacaattttattattaaatgttctGACGTTTTCTGACAATCAGCAATTTCTGAAGCATTCAAAAGCTAAATCGAACTGACAGACATGTTCCCGGCCAGTTTACAGTTCAACGCATCCACTTGCATATGAAAACTATATACTTTTACTTCAAAATGAccctcatatatatgtattacatatatacttaagtGAGTAAATTAATATGAACGCTTTTAGCTGccattcacaaaaaaaaacatccttaaaaaaagaaacataaATAACTAGTTTGGCATTACTGTGCATAGTCTAACATTAAtaggataaatatatttttaaaaaaatcagcaCAATAAATAACTGATTGATtcagagatttttttttatcaatttacgaTAGATGTTAAAAATTCTCAAAAATgccaatttatatattgtattttctcATATTTTCTATTtgctaatattatacatttgtaagtgtcattttatattattactttttatttgttgTTAGCTTCAAATTGCATACATGTTACGAATTATTGTAAATAATCTTGCTAAAACTGAACATTCTATTCGCCAAAGAGCAAACAtgaaaatactacatacaattgaaaaagaaaatcatttttaaatgctaaaaatatGGGTCAAATATACTACACAAATAGTGggtagaaaaaaaatcgactttgAAGGACCGGTTGAATTaaccaaaaattaaatcatatccTATTATCACAATCGGTTCacttttttaagaaaaatttgtacacatttattaaattgatataaatgtatatattgtataaatatgattttttcaatgtcatacACATTTCAAGTTGGCGGAATGTTATTGTAGAGCTATtgacattatatttttataaatagcaATATACAGAGTATTTACAAATTCCAATTGTATTGTCACTTCTTTTTTATCCGGCTGGCTATCCAATCCAGGCCGAGCAGTAATCTGAAATCACATCATCAAAAATTAGTTCCCACacaatacatttacaatatacatatagagtTCACAAGATCATACCCTTCTCCGGTGAGGGCACAACAAGGTTGTATGTGCCACTGTTGCCTTTTGATAGACGTCAAATGAAGTTCTTGTGAGATTTCTGCCGCGGTCATGGAACCTTTAATATCCTATTGGGACAATCAAACATTATTCAACGTTTCGTTATTTACTAtttgcaacatacatacacacatatataatgtttGGCCTAAAATCGCACGTTTTATGTGTGTGTGCAAACGGGATGCTAAGTATACAATTatacaaaatcaaattttaaatgtaatacatCATGACATTAAAACttcttacaataaataaaaatataataaaacagccGAGTCAACAGCCCCGTAACCTAGAGAGCGGTGCAGCGAATGAAAAGAGATATGACTATTGTCAATGGAGCCATCCAGTGGATTTAAAAAACGGACGcctcgaggaatgggagaattatAATATGCCACAGTTCTTGCCAGAGGAATATGAAATATGGAACGATGGGGGGTCCAGATCAAactctccggagcatgaaggTTAATCTCCGCCAGAATAGACTGGAATGAGGTAAATATAGAAAACAAGAACCTGATGAGGGCAATTCTCCTGTGTTCAAGAGTAGTgaagccgaccatacccatgaccaatcttgaaggaaataaatatgggtaaatcccataatGCTCCTTACAAAGAAGCCGGAGAAAGTGTCAttggataagttcaagtttAATAGATTGAGTTTCGGCTGAAGGactccagatcatagaggcgtacTCCGTGATACTGtggcatatgctaaaaggagccaccgttataattggttttcgaggattatcttcaggcttaagtgctgtcggctaacactGGAGACCCCCGATTGGATTTAGTGGTCAGTGACGGCATTCGTtcgcttcccgctagagttctcagaattgACTGCGCGAATgtgtgggactgcatatctggtacgtgactataacaataggtaagcaaaagcgtcgaggaagatgcagtgagcgacctgccctttataagcaggtacttaggccatatgaaggcattctggacgtagcactggcagtgcatggatctccttaatcacccaataaatgctgtgaagcgactttggcctttaatttggatcctccacccacccctacgcaacaatattccTCACCAGAGCATTGTAAAGCAGCCTCAGAACAGTGGGATTATGGGATTAAAGTTACGGCAAAACCATCAGTTTACTTTTTGaggaaaaaattaacaaatgtaTAGATAAGCACAATTATTTAAATGGACGACGGTGAGTCAACTGACAATTTTTCCACAGAAAATCAGTGACTTACCACTTCCTTGTtgaaagtaatataaaattgtCGCACAAAAATGCCATTAGAAGTTCAGTAAACATCGCTTTATAGCAGtcgaaaaatgaaatgaaaaaatgcagccagaatgtacatatataaaaacattcgCAAATATTAACAAACTCGCAGCAAATGTAAACGGAACGCATCgcaaagttgtttttttttttttatcataatacaGACCTGTTTATTGGCAAATACTAGAAGACATGAGTGACTCAATTCTTCGTGCGAGAGCATTCTCTTCAGTTCATCCCGTGACACACTAAGACGAGCTCTATCCGTTGAATCTATCACCATGATAACACACTGTGaaacaatcaaaatatatatatatatatatatattatataaagaggTACATGAAAGTAAACAGAACTTAGATTTCAAAAACTGTGTGTTCAATGAAACACTCATAAGTTATCTTGAAAAGAGTCGCCAACCTATTTTTCCagttttcaaattgaattgtttagtttgccaattttcaacGATGCGTTATAATTAGGCAATTTCACCTCTGAATGAGTCAATACCAATTTCAGTATAAATTTAAGGCCAGAAATTGGGATTTTGActatttttcgaaaaaaaaaacctgaCAAATatgcatatgaacatatatacaattatagaCCAGCTCGTTTTAATATAggggtacgatttaactgtacattgagaaaaatactttgtatattaaaaaaaaatgtttgcgcattaaaaatttgcattattttcggtgcattaaacaatctcgtatttgtGCATcgcataaaatattttggcattataaagtgaccattaaagaatttagcattagaatagatacaaaaagtggcaaaacttccgctattgacaacggttcggtgattattggtcacaaagcgcatcacgacataaggtccaaatgatataagatccaacgttttttgtggctggacctttaaccggttggacgttttatcatctgggttttttatcgtctggatcttctttcgtcgttggatcttatataattggaccttatgtcgtaGAACCGTCACAAAGTGCTCgcccaagtcactaaaatctgtataatggaacatctggcagccgaaaagtccatcatactaacgataactatcatactaacaagaactcgagtgccaaatattccgtattcgcgattttcatggcaaaaattgtctttagggcgatcgtgatgtgactaataatccaattaacaTTGACAACAGTCAACAGTCAGGTCAACTGAATGATGATGAGTCGAAGCCAAGGTCGcaaaaaagaaggaatccagtagagagaagcgttaagtagcaaatatttttttcaatgatcaaagcaaagtttctaatgcaatctgtatccatCATTATGAAATGCACacaaattatttgtaatatacagaaactttttttaatgtagaatttttttttgaaatgcacatttattttataaaatagatatttaaattattcccATAATACAGGATGTGGGAGATTAGCTCGTTTATCAAAATAGGACCTAAAATTGAACTTTCCTTTggaatttttagcatttttgcAGAATTATCTCAGAATAtgcctcggtggttgcgtttatatttagcaccaagaggtcaccgggttcgatcccgtgctaatctttgattctgctgatcagacttggatatatgtgctccaagtcgatcgtttcctatcagagtttaccaatttatctgatttcattgttgaaaaacggttcctccatcaaattggcaaaaaaccatcctaaccgctatatcacaaatatctgaattgtctaggaaggcgcattgtggtttacatgttaggccttcctggtatatatctatgttaaatttaaagtaataaataaaatagcgaTTTAATGCAATCGATCGATTGTGTGGGAAAATGTTAGAACcaaatttaaattgttcaaATGTGTCTTCCAGAGCTTCTATAAATCGTTGTAAGCGTTCAGTGAAAACTGTGCATATGATATTCGCTCGTTCGGTACTCAAATCTATAATATAAAGATAGAATATACATTTTTTGGAGACCTTTGTCAGAAATTGAACCTTGCCCATTGAATTCCAAACAAACAATCCCAGTTATCGCTTTAGCCATGTCGGAAAGATTCACTAACGTTCCATACTCAATTCGGTCTCGGAATGTGTATGCTtgtgtaattatttattcaatgataTCACATTTGAACCGTTCACGATGTTTAgtctgacatttttttttttttactttatctgcataagaagtttcaaatgaaatactgtgtatgtgtgtgtgtaagaaATTTTGACCATGAGACTTCGACTGATTTGTATCCAATATCGATACTTGATCCCAAGTCGAagacataatatattttaaaatacaaaatcttCTGctagaaataatataatatttatactattaaccctttgagtgctggcgTCTTTTCTGATGAAAGCTCGCCATGccgaaaatttcgccaacatttctaaCTAGAATTATTCTGaaagcagatataaaaattgtagcttatCCAAACAAAcgctagatcactaccctagataactagcgccgaggatttcgagttttgtaaaggtgtgtttagactctctaatatatcttgcaacaatacaaaagaagtctattgatGAATGTATTTCCCAAAACTacttccatcttcttcattgttgtaaatgccaagccacaatttaaaatactaagcAGTTAGGGatattctgctatggttataaatattattcagatattccagtgtaaaccagtctttataaacattgaaacggattacacgacccatgttcaatgctgcctggaaaggcttagcagatagtattcttgtttactttatacatgttcaaaataaaacttacaaaATACGCCTATTGGCGTATTTCAAGCCCATGGATTTGTTGGTAAAacaccgatcggcgttggtcagcattcaaagggttaaatataaGTAAAGGGTCATAGGgtcatagccagcagtttggcttaatggtagcgtatatatttagcaccactgaagtcgaaggttcgtgtcctcgtcaaactgctggttaggtttgggggttttgtgactccaaatcgatcgtttctctatcagagtttgccaattttatctgatcattgttgaaacggttcctgaaaattggtattagatcatttcctgttgtcacaaaatctgtgtgtataatttgtaaaaattatgcacagtcatctgaaatctatagatatctctaaaaattgtaataataattgtagagaaaaatctaaaaataatccatagatgtctctatgtttattatttctgtactgattaattgttatatgctatgtattctgattgtatatgtattattgtatttctgaccgttatcgtacactcgtcgcattggagcgatctgtaatgacgagtgtatattgattgtaaaaataaaataaaatcggataaatattcataaaataaaaaggctttGAATAAATTCGCAGcccacatatataataatatatatatatatatatatatatatatatatatatatatatatatatatatatatatatatatatatatattaaaaaaaaatggatgatgtatgtgtgtatgtggcaAGTCGATCGACAAGTatagagatttcaaaaaaaataaattttaggatTGTCAATAgttatagatatgtatttcgGTACTTGCATTATATGAACTGCATAAACTAAAACTTAAAGAGAGGTTTCGATACGACATTGTTACGTTGTTAACACTTTAGGGTCCGCGGACGCCACATTGGCGTCCTGGATATTTGATGCGTTGGCGCCCGCGGACGCCACAGTGGCgttctcaaatacatacaactttgccaacaaaaaaaatatggataTTCCATTTATGCTTCGAAAAATTATCAAGAGATGTCTAGATATATAtacgaaaaatcaattaatgataaaatatttataagtttCACTATTTTCGGGAGATGTCAATCATTTTGAAATTTCGTGTTTTTAAATACTgaaacatgaaatttttttaattttatcatgcatacagCGCATCCGATAATGACCACCGAAGAATTATTTAACGACACATCTGTTTCGGCACATCTGTGTCAAAAGAGCACTGTGAATagacaaaagtatcgtctagtTACGCCCACTCTCACATTACAAAATTGACTCGTGTGAAAAAAATCCCTTAGTTTAGTCGCATTATTGTATCGGATTACCATTCGTTTCGGTCGATGGAACATATTTTGAAGGAAAAAAATTTAACTCTGCAAACGAAGTGAAATCAGCTCCTCCCAACTATTTTGTATCTAAACCAGGAAGATTTTACGACAAAGGAATTTATGATTTAGCCGAAAGATGACAGAGTTGTCGATAATGtatgatttatttcatttgtgtaatttgttttaaataaaagaaaaaaaaataatgtaaataataaaataaataatcgattGTGTATCGATACAAaatcgattatttaaaaaattttcccATCAAAATATCTATGAAGTTCTTGGAAGGTCCAGTAATACACACCCCTATACTATAAACTATGTGAATTATGTGTTACAGACGTGTCAGAATTCGGAATTCCGAAACACATGCTATGGACCTACCCTTGCAGTCGGCCTGCaccatttatataaatgtgttttCGTTGTTTCTTCGACTATTCACTATGCATTGAATGCAAGTTATTTGATATTTCCATATAGTATGGTTTGTTATCCATGGATGACTTTTCAACTTGATCCTGAAGgcacaaaaatatttgaaaaaatccaaTGGACCATCGCGCGAATAGCATTTCGGTAACTTTTACTCTAgtgattattatttcaaaaatataaaatatttgtgtttttttcgtagttttataataaatatagttatttttaaatatagtgcaTTCAATTAGTGTAAACGTTTTTATAAACTCATAAAAAATCGATCACGGAGAATACAGGAGATGATACGCTGTTAGAGGAAAATTATaccagaaatataaaatattagtgtttttttcgtagttttataataaatatagttatttttaaatatagtgcaTTTAATTAGTGTAGACGTTTTTATAAACTCATAAAAAATCGATCAtggatcataattttttttttacctttttttttattataaaaattaaacatacgcAAATGGTCATTCTGATTATACATAAAGAcagtttatgtaataataataacaagatttaagagaaaaaaaaaatatggttttaaaaatattgataaacgaaaatttatgaaatgctattggttAGACGGCAGGCAAGGGGTTAATAACCAATGAATGAAAGACATCCCTCGATCCATTATGGTCATGAAAACATTtcctgaaaattttatacatatatgtctattGGTTTAAAAGTTACAAAGTTTTTAGTAAAACCATTCGTATTTGCCGATTTTCGCAAAAAATTAGCGGTATTTGGCGTAAGTTTCTATGGTAATCGCGCGGTCCCTAAAGTGTTAAGTGAACTAACCTCACTGTTTGTATAGTATGTGGTCCACGCCGCTCTCAAGCTTTGCTGTCCGCCCAAATCCCACATTATAAACCTGATGTTTTTCCATATGACTTCTTCAACGTTCGATCCAATGGTGGGACTGGTGTGCACGGCTTCGCCCAAGACCATCTGGTACAATATGGTCGTTTTTCCCGCATTGTCGAGCCCCACCAGCACCAATTTGTGTTCTGAAACGTTGTGAAATTGCCACGGTTAAATATTTGCAGTCGACAGTGTCGGGGAACATCTGAACAAGCAACGCACTTCAGCCGAAAATCGAATTATGCGTAAGTACGACTTATAACATATAAGCGCATGGCTTCTTACACTTGAAACCAAAGTAATTCTTCAAGGCTTTCATCAAAAAGTATAAGCAGATTCATATACAGGCAACTGTTCACATCTGTTTAGCAAGAGAGTGGAAAAATTGTAGGAAGCTTGGCTGTATTATactatttaaaacattatatagaatactagctgaacccggcatgcgttacaatgccagaataaggcatgcataAGTGATATTTGGAACTcaacaacgtctcttcaacgccgtgtcgtcataaaccaactggtaatgtggtcaccaacgaacacatttccttgactacacagtaatcggttcagtggtttaggagcctatacgaaatgagaagatatataatataacccgGAAGCatggcttttgcctagcaccgagaggcgccgggttcgatctcgaTCGAAAAgagtttattccgagtatatctgtaattctgctggtcagacttggatatttgtgactccaagtcgaccgttttctaacagagtttgccaatttttctgatttcattattgaaacggttcctcgattatgtcaacactatttgagtatgattaatattcatagatgtcttattaatttcgagttttcagtgtctcgtaattcagcgacttaggGTTTAAGGAAGCCCCATaggggtttacctattaggctttcctggtactatatataaaaaataaatatatatatatatttaaaaaataaaaacgggcATCAcaagcaaaattttttttaaatgtacaatcatattaatatttaattgttaatataATTGTACATTGCATGGATTATGGCATattgagttattaaataaaagaaatatgctgtgtttgatccgcatgcggtcgaattttttttaaatatatttaatttaattgtttaatatgaaaaaaaaattgtataaactatctacctacctacctacatataaacaatataaaacactaatagaaagattaattaattaaataaattttcaatagatagttTGAATAATGCTTTGAAACTATTGCCCTAGAGGAAAccttggtagc encodes:
- the Arl5 gene encoding ADP-ribosylation factor-like 5 — protein: MGLLFAKLWNLFGNEEHKLVLVGLDNAGKTTILYQMVLGEAVHTSPTIGSNVEEVIWKNIRFIMWDLGGQQSLRAAWTTYYTNSECVIMVIDSTDRARLSVSRDELKRMLSHEELSHSCLLVFANKQDIKGSMTAAEISQELHLTSIKRQQWHIQPCCALTGEGLLLGLDWIASRIKKK